A part of Gadus morhua chromosome 17, gadMor3.0, whole genome shotgun sequence genomic DNA contains:
- the phka1a gene encoding phosphorylase b kinase regulatory subunit alpha, skeletal muscle isoform isoform X4, with translation MRSRSNSGVKLDNYARIVHQTILRHQDPVTGLLPASEEQPDAWVRDNVYSVLSVWGLSLAYRKNADRDEDKAKAYELEQSVVKLMRGILQCIMRQLDKVEKFKHTKSPLDCVHAKYNTRTCATVVGDTEWGHLQVDATSLFLLILAQMTASGLHVVYTQDEVDVIQNLMFYIEAAYKVADYGMWERGDKTNQGIIELNASSIGMAKAALEALDELNLFGAKGGPGSVVHALADDIQHCQSILSSMLPLASMSKEVDAGTLAILTYPAFAVEDMALVNLTKEEIISKLQGRYGCCRFLRDGHKTPKEDPSRLYYESAELKLFENIECEWPLFWTYLILDGIFTNSPEQVQEYQEALEGILIKQKDGIPLVPELYSVPHDKVEEEYGSPHSVERIPLGKLPLKWAQSLYVLGNLLAEGFLAPGEIDPLNRRFSTIPKPDVVVQVAVLAESEDIKALLLKEGIEVETVADIHPLHVQPSRVLGHIYARLGRNKRLGLTGRPYRRIGVLGTSKFYIIRNTMFSFTPQFIDHQQFYLALDNQMIVEMLRTDLSYLSSRWRMTGRPTVTFPISQSMLTEDHKALDPAVLAMLRKLQDGYYGGARVQTGKLSDFLTTSCFAHLSFLDGKAPGNGQCFPGDPEHGGADAGEDDDFRSLHELPYDDDPESDELSQYLDQLLAHAAPQKRSPSAKGLGRFKAAATKTKDMVSLMSKAQGLNIHNANMYVPNKLFHSAQPSLHLNLSENQEPQGPKVVVTGAEGGPVDHEAMVQLLKDTHNLQDQGDILYILFKDKGLDWDTGLQGKGSTVRCLLGELYQRAGGQHLWGLVRLISGMLRQKVEELDWACSDLLAHQKHLTVGLPPEPREKTITAPIPLEQLSLLIEEASDHNITVAVLTQEIIVFLAMSIRTHPDLFAEMFRLRIGLIIQVMATELAQSLNCNEAEATESLMSLSPSELKNLLHHILSGKEFGVQRNMGEVDTGVSPAISIHLHSNAGATKSERAGISKLKSDMKMINHSFSLRGPNKMDHRLSLTDVMKSAPSQSLGVEQPGCLRRPSADMPDVPESVPVARDTRHGQWLRRRRLDGALNRVPVGFYKKVWKILQKCHGLSIEGYVLPSSTTREMTPGEIKFSVHVEALLNRVPQPEYRQLLVEAILVLTMLADVDIQSIGSIVHVEKIVHLANDMFYKDQMDLGAEEQMLERDPANGVCRLLYDSAPSGRFGTMTYLTKAVATYVQDFLPAGACAVQ, from the exons ATGCGAAGCAGAAGCAACTCGGGCGTGAAATTGGACAACTATGCACGCATCGTGCACCAAACGATACTTCGACACCAA GACCCGGTGACGGGCCTGCTGCCGGCCAGCGAGGAGCAGCCGGATGCGTGGGTGCGGGACAACGTGTACAGCGTGCTGTCGGTGTGGGGGCTGAGCCTGGCCTACCGCAAGAACGCAGACCGCGACGAGGACAAGGCCAAGGCCTACGAGCTGGAGCAG agtGTGGTGAAGTTGATGAGGGGGATCCTGCAGTGCATCATGAGGCAG cTGGACAAGGTGGAGAAGTTCAAGCACACCAAGAGCCCTCTGGACTGTGTCCACGCCAAGTACAACACCAGGACCTGTGCCACTGTCGTCGGGGACACCGAGTGGGGACATCTGCAGGTCGACGccacctccctcttcctcctcatcctcgctCAGATGACCGCCtcgg GTCTCCATGTGGTCTATACCCAGGACGAGGTGGACGTGATCCAGAACCTCATGTTCTACATCGAGGCCGCGTACAAAGTGGCT GATTATGGGATGTGGGAAAGAGGGGACAAGACCAACCAGGGTATCATCGAACTGAACGCCAGCTCTATAGGCATGGCTAAG GCGGCGCTAGAGGCCCTGGACGAACTCAACCTGTTCGGAGCCAAAGGAGGACCTGGCTCTGTGGTGCACGCCCTGGCTGACGACATCCAGCACtgtcag TCGATCctgtcgtccatgttgccgctGGCGTCCATGTCCAAGGAGGTGGACGCCGGTACGCTGGCCATCCTGACCTACCCCGCCTTCGCTGTGGAGGACATGGCTCTGGTCAACCTCACCAAGGAGGAGATCATCTCCAAACTACAG ggTCGGTATGGATGCTGCAGGTTTCTCAGGGACGGCCACAAAACTCCCAAAGAG GACCCCAGCCGCCTGTACTACGAGTCAGCGGAGCTCAAGCTGTTTGAGAACATcgagtgtgagtggcccctgttCTGGACCTACCTCATCCTGGACGGGATCTTCACCAACAGCCCTGaacag GTACAGGAGTACCAGGAGGCGCTGGAGGGGATCCTGATCAAGCAGAAGGACGGGATCCCCCTGGTTCCGGAACTTTACAGCGTTCCACACGACAAG gtggaggaggagtatgGGAGTCCTCACAGCGTGGAGAGGATACCCCTGGGGAAGCTTCCTCTGAAATGGGCCCAGTCTCTCTACGTCCTGGGGAACCTGCTGGCTGAG GGTTTCCTGGCCCCTGGAGAGATCGACCCTCTGAACAGACGCTTCTCCACCATTCCCAAACCGGACGTGGTCGTCCAGG tggcggtcCTGGCGGAGAGCGAGGACATCAAGGCCCTGCTGCTGAAGGAGGGCATCGAGGTGGAGACCGTAGCGGATATCCACCCCCTCCACGTCCAGCCCTCCAGGGTGCTCGGCCACATCTACGCCCGCCTCg GTCGCAACAAGAGGCTGGGCCTGACGGGCCGGCCATACCGCCGCATCGGGGTCCTTGGGACCTCCAAGTTCTACATCATCAGGAACACCATGTTCTCCTTCACCCCCCAG TTCATAGACCACCAGCAGTTCTACCTGGCCCTGGACAACCAGATGATCGTGGAAATGCTGCGCACGGAcctctcctacctctcctcccgCTGGAGGATGACCGGCAGACCCACCGTCACCTTCCCCATCTCTCAGAGCATGCTCA cCGAGGACCACAAAGCTCTGGACCCGGCAGTGTTGGCCATGCTGAGGAAACTCCAGGATGGATACTATGGAGgagccag GGTGCAGACAGGCAAGCTCTCGGATTTCCTGACCACTTCCTGTTTCGCCCACCTCAGCTTCCTGGATGGTAAGGCTCCGGGAAACGGGCAGTGTTTCCCTGGCGACCCAGAGCatggtggtgctgatgctggGGAGGATGATGACTTCAGAAGTTTGCATGAGCTTCCTTATGATGAcg acCCAGAGTCAGACGAGCTGTCCCAGTACCTGGACCAGCTCCTGGCCCACGCCGCGCCCCAGAAGCGCTCGCCATCAGCCAAGGGGCTGGGCCGCTTCAAGGCCGCCGCCACCAAGACCAAGGACATGGTGTCTCTGATGAGCAAGGCCCAGGGCCTCAACATACACA ATGCCAACATGTATGTTCCCAACAAGTTGTTTCACTCTGCTCAGCCTTCACTGCACCTCAACCTCTCTGAAAACCAAGAGCCGCAG GGGCCCAAGGTGGTGGTGACGGGGGCGGAGGGCGGTCCGGTGGACCACGAGGCGATGGTCCAGCTGCTGAAGGACACCCACAACCTGCAGGACCAGGGGGACATCCTCTACATCCTGTTCAAGGACAA GGGCCTGGACTGGGACACGGGGCTCCAGGGGAAGGGCTCCACGGTGCGCTGCCTGCTGGGGGAGCTGTACCAGCGGGCCGGGGGGCAGCACCTCTGGGGCCTGGTGCGCTTGATCTCCGGGATGCTGCGGcagaaggtggaggagctggactgg GCGTGCTCCGATCTGCTGGCTCACCAGAAGCACCTGACGGTGGGCCTTCCCCCGGAGCCCAGAGAGAAGACCATCACCGCCCCCATCCCCCTCGAGCAGCTCAGCCTCCTCATCGAGGAGGCCAGCGACCATAACATCACCGTGGCCGTGCTCACCCAG gAGATCATAGTGTTCCTAGCGATGAGCATCCGCACCCACCCGGACCTCTTCGCGGAGATGTTCCGTCTCCGCATCGGCCTCATCATCCAGGTGATGGCCACCGAGCTGGCCCAGTCGCTGAACTGTAACg aggcGGAGGCTACAGAGAGTCTGATGAGCCTGAGTCCCTCTGAGCTGaagaacctcctccaccacatcctGAGTGGGAAGGAGTTCGGAGTCCAGCGCAACA TGGGTGAGGTGGACACCGGAGTGAGTCCTgccatctccatccatctccatagCAACGCAGGGGCGACCAAAAGTGAGCGAGCCGGCATCAGCAAACTGAAGAGCGACATGAAGATG ATCAACCACAGTTTCTCTTTAAGGGGGCCAAATAAG ATGGACCACAGATTGTCCCTGACGGATGTTATGAAG AGTGCCCCCTCCCAGTCTCTGGGCGTTGAACAACCTGGG TGCCTCAGGAGGCCTTCCGCAGACATGCCGGATGTTCCTGAGAGTGTCCCGGTTGCTAGGGATACCAGGCATGGCCAATGGCTGCGCAGGCGACGCCTCGACGGAGCGCTGAACCGCGTGCCCGTCGGCTTCTACAAGAAAGTCTGGAAGATTCTGCAGAAG TGCCATGGTCTGTCCATAGAGGGATACGTGCTTCCGTCCTCCACAACCAGAGAG ATGACGCCCGGGGAGATCAAGTTCTCGGTGCACGTGGAGGCGCTGCTGAACCGCGTGCCGCAGCCCGAGTACCGCCAGCTGCTGGTGGAGGCCATCCTGGTGCTCACCATGCTGGCCGACGTGGACATCCAGAGCATCGGCTCCATCGTGCACGTGGAGAAGATCGTGCACCTCGCCAACGACATGTTCTACAAGGATCAG aTGGACCTGGGGGCTGAGGAGCAGATGCTGGAGCGCGACCCGGCGAACGGCGTGTGCCGGCTGCTGTACGACAGCGCCCCTAGTGGCCGCTTCGGCACCATGACCTACCTCACCAAGGCCGTGGCCACCTATGTGCAGGACTTCCTGCCCGCCGGGGCCTGCGCCGTGCAGTGA
- the phka1a gene encoding phosphorylase b kinase regulatory subunit alpha, skeletal muscle isoform isoform X3 produces the protein MRSRSNSGVKLDNYARIVHQTILRHQDPVTGLLPASEEQPDAWVRDNVYSVLSVWGLSLAYRKNADRDEDKAKAYELEQSVVKLMRGILQCIMRQLDKVEKFKHTKSPLDCVHAKYNTRTCATVVGDTEWGHLQVDATSLFLLILAQMTASGLHVVYTQDEVDVIQNLMFYIEAAYKVADYGMWERGDKTNQGIIELNASSIGMAKAALEALDELNLFGAKGGPGSVVHALADDIQHCQSILSSMLPLASMSKEVDAGTLAILTYPAFAVEDMALVNLTKEEIISKLQGRYGCCRFLRDGHKTPKEDPSRLYYESAELKLFENIECEWPLFWTYLILDGIFTNSPEQVQEYQEALEGILIKQKDGIPLVPELYSVPHDKVEEEYGSPHSVERIPLGKLPLKWAQSLYVLGNLLAEGFLAPGEIDPLNRRFSTIPKPDVVVQVAVLAESEDIKALLLKEGIEVETVADIHPLHVQPSRVLGHIYARLGRNKRLGLTGRPYRRIGVLGTSKFYIIRNTMFSFTPQFIDHQQFYLALDNQMIVEMLRTDLSYLSSRWRMTGRPTVTFPISQSMLTEDHKALDPAVLAMLRKLQDGYYGGARVQTGKLSDFLTTSCFAHLSFLDGKAPGNGQCFPGDPEHGGADAGEDDDFRSLHELPYDDDPESDELSQYLDQLLAHAAPQKRSPSAKGLGRFKAAATKTKDMVSLMSKAQGLNIHNANMYVPNKLFHSAQPSLHLNLSENQEPQGPKVVVTGAEGGPVDHEAMVQLLKDTHNLQDQGDILYILFKDKGLDWDTGLQGKGSTVRCLLGELYQRAGGQHLWGLVRLISGMLRQKVEELDWACSDLLAHQKHLTVGLPPEPREKTITAPIPLEQLSLLIEEASDHNITVAVLTQEIIVFLAMSIRTHPDLFAEMFRLRIGLIIQVMATELAQSLNCNEAEATESLMSLSPSELKNLLHHILSGKEFGVQRNMGEVDTGVSPAISIHLHSNAGATKSERAGISKLKSDMKMINHSFSLRGPNKMDHRLSLTDVMKLEYNLESRKSAPSQSLGVEQPGCLRRPSADMPDVPESVPVARDTRHGQWLRRRRLDGALNRVPVGFYKKVWKILQKCHGLSIEGYVLPSSTTREMTPGEIKFSVHVEALLNRVPQPEYRQLLVEAILVLTMLADVDIQSIGSIVHVEKIVHLANDMFYKDQMDLGAEEQMLERDPANGVCRLLYDSAPSGRFGTMTYLTKAVATYVQDFLPAGACAVQ, from the exons ATGCGAAGCAGAAGCAACTCGGGCGTGAAATTGGACAACTATGCACGCATCGTGCACCAAACGATACTTCGACACCAA GACCCGGTGACGGGCCTGCTGCCGGCCAGCGAGGAGCAGCCGGATGCGTGGGTGCGGGACAACGTGTACAGCGTGCTGTCGGTGTGGGGGCTGAGCCTGGCCTACCGCAAGAACGCAGACCGCGACGAGGACAAGGCCAAGGCCTACGAGCTGGAGCAG agtGTGGTGAAGTTGATGAGGGGGATCCTGCAGTGCATCATGAGGCAG cTGGACAAGGTGGAGAAGTTCAAGCACACCAAGAGCCCTCTGGACTGTGTCCACGCCAAGTACAACACCAGGACCTGTGCCACTGTCGTCGGGGACACCGAGTGGGGACATCTGCAGGTCGACGccacctccctcttcctcctcatcctcgctCAGATGACCGCCtcgg GTCTCCATGTGGTCTATACCCAGGACGAGGTGGACGTGATCCAGAACCTCATGTTCTACATCGAGGCCGCGTACAAAGTGGCT GATTATGGGATGTGGGAAAGAGGGGACAAGACCAACCAGGGTATCATCGAACTGAACGCCAGCTCTATAGGCATGGCTAAG GCGGCGCTAGAGGCCCTGGACGAACTCAACCTGTTCGGAGCCAAAGGAGGACCTGGCTCTGTGGTGCACGCCCTGGCTGACGACATCCAGCACtgtcag TCGATCctgtcgtccatgttgccgctGGCGTCCATGTCCAAGGAGGTGGACGCCGGTACGCTGGCCATCCTGACCTACCCCGCCTTCGCTGTGGAGGACATGGCTCTGGTCAACCTCACCAAGGAGGAGATCATCTCCAAACTACAG ggTCGGTATGGATGCTGCAGGTTTCTCAGGGACGGCCACAAAACTCCCAAAGAG GACCCCAGCCGCCTGTACTACGAGTCAGCGGAGCTCAAGCTGTTTGAGAACATcgagtgtgagtggcccctgttCTGGACCTACCTCATCCTGGACGGGATCTTCACCAACAGCCCTGaacag GTACAGGAGTACCAGGAGGCGCTGGAGGGGATCCTGATCAAGCAGAAGGACGGGATCCCCCTGGTTCCGGAACTTTACAGCGTTCCACACGACAAG gtggaggaggagtatgGGAGTCCTCACAGCGTGGAGAGGATACCCCTGGGGAAGCTTCCTCTGAAATGGGCCCAGTCTCTCTACGTCCTGGGGAACCTGCTGGCTGAG GGTTTCCTGGCCCCTGGAGAGATCGACCCTCTGAACAGACGCTTCTCCACCATTCCCAAACCGGACGTGGTCGTCCAGG tggcggtcCTGGCGGAGAGCGAGGACATCAAGGCCCTGCTGCTGAAGGAGGGCATCGAGGTGGAGACCGTAGCGGATATCCACCCCCTCCACGTCCAGCCCTCCAGGGTGCTCGGCCACATCTACGCCCGCCTCg GTCGCAACAAGAGGCTGGGCCTGACGGGCCGGCCATACCGCCGCATCGGGGTCCTTGGGACCTCCAAGTTCTACATCATCAGGAACACCATGTTCTCCTTCACCCCCCAG TTCATAGACCACCAGCAGTTCTACCTGGCCCTGGACAACCAGATGATCGTGGAAATGCTGCGCACGGAcctctcctacctctcctcccgCTGGAGGATGACCGGCAGACCCACCGTCACCTTCCCCATCTCTCAGAGCATGCTCA cCGAGGACCACAAAGCTCTGGACCCGGCAGTGTTGGCCATGCTGAGGAAACTCCAGGATGGATACTATGGAGgagccag GGTGCAGACAGGCAAGCTCTCGGATTTCCTGACCACTTCCTGTTTCGCCCACCTCAGCTTCCTGGATGGTAAGGCTCCGGGAAACGGGCAGTGTTTCCCTGGCGACCCAGAGCatggtggtgctgatgctggGGAGGATGATGACTTCAGAAGTTTGCATGAGCTTCCTTATGATGAcg acCCAGAGTCAGACGAGCTGTCCCAGTACCTGGACCAGCTCCTGGCCCACGCCGCGCCCCAGAAGCGCTCGCCATCAGCCAAGGGGCTGGGCCGCTTCAAGGCCGCCGCCACCAAGACCAAGGACATGGTGTCTCTGATGAGCAAGGCCCAGGGCCTCAACATACACA ATGCCAACATGTATGTTCCCAACAAGTTGTTTCACTCTGCTCAGCCTTCACTGCACCTCAACCTCTCTGAAAACCAAGAGCCGCAG GGGCCCAAGGTGGTGGTGACGGGGGCGGAGGGCGGTCCGGTGGACCACGAGGCGATGGTCCAGCTGCTGAAGGACACCCACAACCTGCAGGACCAGGGGGACATCCTCTACATCCTGTTCAAGGACAA GGGCCTGGACTGGGACACGGGGCTCCAGGGGAAGGGCTCCACGGTGCGCTGCCTGCTGGGGGAGCTGTACCAGCGGGCCGGGGGGCAGCACCTCTGGGGCCTGGTGCGCTTGATCTCCGGGATGCTGCGGcagaaggtggaggagctggactgg GCGTGCTCCGATCTGCTGGCTCACCAGAAGCACCTGACGGTGGGCCTTCCCCCGGAGCCCAGAGAGAAGACCATCACCGCCCCCATCCCCCTCGAGCAGCTCAGCCTCCTCATCGAGGAGGCCAGCGACCATAACATCACCGTGGCCGTGCTCACCCAG gAGATCATAGTGTTCCTAGCGATGAGCATCCGCACCCACCCGGACCTCTTCGCGGAGATGTTCCGTCTCCGCATCGGCCTCATCATCCAGGTGATGGCCACCGAGCTGGCCCAGTCGCTGAACTGTAACg aggcGGAGGCTACAGAGAGTCTGATGAGCCTGAGTCCCTCTGAGCTGaagaacctcctccaccacatcctGAGTGGGAAGGAGTTCGGAGTCCAGCGCAACA TGGGTGAGGTGGACACCGGAGTGAGTCCTgccatctccatccatctccatagCAACGCAGGGGCGACCAAAAGTGAGCGAGCCGGCATCAGCAAACTGAAGAGCGACATGAAGATG ATCAACCACAGTTTCTCTTTAAGGGGGCCAAATAAG ATGGACCACAGATTGTCCCTGACGGATGTTATGAAG CTTGAGTACAATTTGGAGTCACGCAAG AGTGCCCCCTCCCAGTCTCTGGGCGTTGAACAACCTGGG TGCCTCAGGAGGCCTTCCGCAGACATGCCGGATGTTCCTGAGAGTGTCCCGGTTGCTAGGGATACCAGGCATGGCCAATGGCTGCGCAGGCGACGCCTCGACGGAGCGCTGAACCGCGTGCCCGTCGGCTTCTACAAGAAAGTCTGGAAGATTCTGCAGAAG TGCCATGGTCTGTCCATAGAGGGATACGTGCTTCCGTCCTCCACAACCAGAGAG ATGACGCCCGGGGAGATCAAGTTCTCGGTGCACGTGGAGGCGCTGCTGAACCGCGTGCCGCAGCCCGAGTACCGCCAGCTGCTGGTGGAGGCCATCCTGGTGCTCACCATGCTGGCCGACGTGGACATCCAGAGCATCGGCTCCATCGTGCACGTGGAGAAGATCGTGCACCTCGCCAACGACATGTTCTACAAGGATCAG aTGGACCTGGGGGCTGAGGAGCAGATGCTGGAGCGCGACCCGGCGAACGGCGTGTGCCGGCTGCTGTACGACAGCGCCCCTAGTGGCCGCTTCGGCACCATGACCTACCTCACCAAGGCCGTGGCCACCTATGTGCAGGACTTCCTGCCCGCCGGGGCCTGCGCCGTGCAGTGA